One part of the Armatimonadota bacterium genome encodes these proteins:
- a CDS encoding sensor domain-containing diguanylate cyclase: MSALGPENLRGTAPAKLSLVSLGFLPVLVAAIAHLAGGLNSPWLGLMYVPLVAAGFRSVAVALTMAGWTMVLYLALWAVHPESAQYGVSGHLVHLATFVAVALVPRTLIERADARRTDVADDAAAARTALDVQQMMSAAYDLNMTLDLVILKQRELLKTDACAILLTEGSSLRVRVASGIEGDGRSVRISIHDDDHGWTPKDGRPQVVADTSITATRYSEIDPPAKSILLVPLLGVERLVGLLYFGSHRPDAFTSHAVDRAEEFSNSVVFPVQRALLEEDLRRLAFTDAQTSLFNHRHFQDQLDEEVSRAQRYGRAVSLILMDIDDFKVFNDTFGHPAGDRLLADLAHTLKADLRTVDIAARYGGEEFVVICPETQRDQAMILAERLCATIADERFHVDGGESQPVTVSIGVASYPQDARNKTELVDAADHALYEAKRRGKNCVVPFSAS, translated from the coding sequence ATGAGTGCTCTCGGCCCAGAAAACTTGCGGGGTACGGCGCCGGCGAAATTGTCGCTGGTGTCACTCGGCTTTTTACCCGTGCTCGTCGCAGCGATCGCTCATCTTGCAGGCGGCCTGAATTCGCCGTGGCTGGGGCTGATGTACGTGCCGCTGGTGGCGGCGGGTTTCCGTTCCGTGGCCGTTGCGTTGACCATGGCGGGTTGGACTATGGTCTTGTACCTGGCCCTTTGGGCGGTTCACCCTGAATCCGCGCAATACGGGGTGTCTGGGCATTTGGTGCATCTTGCCACCTTCGTCGCCGTTGCTTTGGTGCCCCGCACGTTGATCGAGCGCGCGGACGCCCGACGGACCGATGTGGCCGATGACGCAGCGGCCGCGCGCACGGCTCTCGATGTCCAGCAGATGATGAGCGCCGCGTATGACCTGAACATGACTCTCGACCTGGTGATCCTCAAGCAGCGCGAACTCCTGAAAACGGACGCCTGTGCGATTCTCCTGACCGAAGGCAGCTCATTGCGCGTTCGTGTAGCCAGCGGTATCGAAGGCGACGGGAGATCTGTGCGAATCTCCATACACGACGACGATCACGGCTGGACACCAAAGGACGGACGGCCGCAAGTGGTAGCGGATACGTCGATTACCGCGACGCGGTACTCGGAAATAGATCCGCCTGCAAAATCGATACTCCTTGTTCCTCTGCTCGGTGTCGAGCGCCTGGTCGGTCTGCTGTACTTCGGAAGCCACCGGCCGGATGCGTTCACGTCTCACGCTGTGGACCGCGCGGAGGAGTTTTCGAACAGCGTGGTGTTTCCGGTTCAGCGGGCGTTGCTCGAGGAGGATCTCAGGCGCCTGGCGTTTACCGATGCTCAAACGTCGCTGTTCAACCACCGGCACTTTCAGGATCAGCTGGATGAGGAAGTGAGCAGGGCGCAGCGCTACGGCCGGGCCGTTTCGCTCATCCTGATGGACATCGACGATTTCAAGGTCTTCAATGATACCTTCGGCCACCCTGCGGGGGACCGTCTTCTCGCGGACCTAGCGCATACCCTGAAGGCCGATCTGCGAACGGTGGACATCGCCGCAAGGTACGGGGGCGAGGAGTTCGTCGTCATCTGCCCGGAAACACAGCGCGATCAAGCGATGATACTAGCTGAACGCCTCTGTGCTACCATAGCTGATGAACGATTCCACGTGGATGGAGGAGAGAGCCAACCCGTGACCGTGAGCATCGGCGTGGCGTCATATCCACAGGACGCCCGCAACAAGACTGAACTTGTGGACGCCGCCGACCACGCGCTGTATGAAGCGAAGCGCCGCGGCAAGAACTGTGTCGTGCCATTTTCGGCGTCATAG
- a CDS encoding ABC transporter permease, with amino-acid sequence MSTPDPVSNPSKSKPRRPAAFLQYRSSIVLALMFFVAAGLSDRFLTPRNLVQVISQNSVVGILAVGMTFVILAAGIDLSVGSMMLFAGVVTAGILKSGQVAPGSAIVACLGIGALLGLTNGILVAGLRLPPFIATLAMQVGAISMGQLYSHGSPIIIGDKLPQSIQFFDLFLFAPPATQRTDPHAFPGIPISGVIFLLVAVGAWIVLTRTRYGRYVYALGGSPEATRLSGINIRVIEASVYVISGALAGIAALVYTARLQSGQALYGLNLELDAIAAAVIGGASLMGGVGTIGGTVIGVLFVGILINVMQLRNVDPYLQGGIRALAIVIGVLIQTKRKN; translated from the coding sequence ATGTCAACCCCTGACCCCGTATCAAACCCATCAAAAAGCAAACCGCGTCGACCGGCGGCATTCCTGCAATATCGCAGCTCTATCGTCCTGGCCCTGATGTTCTTTGTCGCGGCGGGACTCTCCGACCGCTTTCTGACGCCGCGCAATCTGGTCCAGGTCATCAGCCAGAACTCGGTGGTCGGCATACTCGCGGTCGGGATGACCTTCGTGATCCTCGCCGCGGGAATCGATCTCAGCGTCGGCTCCATGATGCTTTTTGCCGGGGTTGTGACCGCCGGGATATTGAAATCCGGGCAGGTCGCGCCGGGTTCGGCGATCGTGGCCTGCCTTGGAATCGGCGCTCTGCTCGGTCTTACAAACGGGATACTTGTCGCCGGGCTTCGCCTCCCGCCATTCATCGCCACGTTGGCGATGCAGGTTGGCGCGATCAGCATGGGGCAGCTCTACAGCCATGGCTCCCCGATAATCATCGGCGACAAGCTGCCGCAGTCCATTCAGTTTTTCGACCTGTTCCTCTTCGCCCCCCCGGCGACCCAGCGCACGGACCCGCATGCGTTCCCCGGGATTCCGATATCCGGCGTCATCTTCCTGCTTGTGGCGGTTGGCGCCTGGATCGTGCTCACTCGAACGCGATACGGACGCTACGTTTACGCGCTGGGAGGCAGCCCCGAGGCGACCCGCCTCAGCGGCATCAACATACGGGTGATCGAAGCGTCCGTCTATGTCATCAGCGGAGCGTTGGCGGGCATAGCCGCGCTGGTCTACACAGCGCGACTACAGAGCGGACAGGCTCTCTATGGCCTCAACCTCGAGCTGGATGCCATCGCGGCGGCGGTGATCGGCGGCGCCAGCCTGATGGGAGGCGTCGGGACCATCGGCGGCACCGTCATCGGCGTGTTGTTCGTAGGCATTTTGATCAACGTCATGCAGCTAAGAAACGTCGATCCTTACCTCCAGGGCGGCATCCGCGCTCTGGCAATTGTGATCGGAGTACTCATTCAGACGAAGCGCAAGAATTGA
- a CDS encoding substrate-binding domain-containing protein codes for MVNKTVMLSAFGVALLAGCTPKTAPGNGAPAAPAGKTFVIGYSQSTLQDPWRKAMNSELEAEEKLHSNVTVNKQDAQNVASTQINQVETLDTQGIDALMISPKESGPLTPEVSKIFKKGIPVILLDRGIDGPNYTTLVGADNTLIGKQAGEYVKSKFPNGARIVEIAGIPDATATRERAKGFRDGLGDLKKYPIVASQPADYKRGPAIDVMNTIVTGNDNIQVVYAHNDEMALGAVKVLKDRGLLKSIAVIGVDGQNEAIDAVAKGDMAATFVYPRPGAEGLKAAIAVLEGKKVEKRITLPTIQITKENAAQYQGKGF; via the coding sequence ATGGTGAACAAGACAGTAATGCTTTCCGCGTTCGGCGTGGCACTCCTCGCCGGTTGCACTCCAAAGACGGCTCCAGGCAACGGAGCGCCGGCCGCCCCCGCCGGAAAAACCTTTGTGATCGGATACTCTCAAAGCACGTTGCAGGATCCATGGCGCAAGGCCATGAACTCCGAACTGGAGGCTGAGGAGAAGCTGCATTCAAACGTCACCGTGAACAAGCAGGACGCGCAGAACGTGGCCAGCACTCAGATCAACCAGGTGGAGACGCTCGATACACAGGGCATCGACGCGCTGATGATCAGCCCGAAGGAAAGCGGACCGCTGACGCCGGAAGTGAGCAAGATCTTCAAGAAGGGCATTCCTGTTATCCTCCTGGATCGCGGCATCGACGGTCCCAACTACACCACACTCGTTGGCGCGGACAACACGCTCATCGGCAAGCAGGCCGGCGAGTACGTCAAGTCCAAATTCCCCAATGGCGCCAGAATCGTTGAGATCGCGGGGATTCCGGACGCCACAGCGACCCGGGAACGCGCGAAAGGCTTCCGCGACGGCCTCGGCGATCTGAAGAAATACCCGATCGTCGCCAGCCAGCCGGCGGACTACAAGCGGGGCCCCGCCATCGACGTCATGAACACCATCGTGACGGGCAACGACAACATCCAGGTGGTCTACGCGCACAACGACGAAATGGCGCTCGGAGCCGTCAAGGTCCTCAAGGACCGCGGGCTCCTGAAAAGCATCGCCGTCATCGGTGTGGACGGCCAGAACGAAGCCATTGACGCCGTTGCCAAAGGTGATATGGCGGCGACCTTTGTGTATCCCCGACCGGGGGCCGAAGGTCTGAAGGCCGCGATCGCCGTGCTGGAAGGCAAGAAGGTCGAGAAGCGCATTACGCTGCCTACCATCCAGATCACAAAGGAAAACGCGGCGCAGTACCAGGGCAAGGGATTCTAG
- a CDS encoding ABC transporter ATP-binding protein, producing the protein MPLLQLTDITVRYGDFAALDGVSASVRAGAAVALLGENGAGKSTLSKVAYGMCRPDRGELTWDGRRVHLNDPAAARAIGIGMVHQHFTLVPAMTVAENLALAAPAHSSVAPRKMREAARNMMDRMGLPVDPDAIAGRLPVGLQQRVEILKALSIPTRLLILDEPTAVLAPKEVEDLFRVLARLRDEGASLILITHKLPEALAIADDVIVLRRGKVELAATRGEVNEGVLSSAMIGRALFAPQPLDPAAPGDMVMETGAAGLGGIRAGETVGVAGVEGNGQTELAETVVGLRPDFAVRLSENGRLVDASRWPVARRLGWGMAHIPDDRHAVALALTMSVSENLFLSGDRLPHHGPWVDAPRMRAEVARMIAEYDIRTPSAEMAVGGVSGGNQQKVVVARELGRRPRLLVAVNPTRGLDVSATEFVHNALRDHRARGGATLLISSELDELLTLSDRIAVMYDRRIVGSLSPGSTADDRDVLGGMMLGRSSGAPPSGAAQ; encoded by the coding sequence ATGCCTCTGCTCCAACTGACCGATATCACGGTTCGCTACGGCGATTTCGCCGCTTTGGATGGCGTCTCCGCTTCCGTGCGCGCCGGCGCGGCCGTTGCGCTCCTGGGAGAGAACGGAGCGGGAAAATCCACCCTCTCGAAGGTCGCCTACGGGATGTGTCGCCCCGATCGCGGCGAACTGACGTGGGACGGCCGCCGCGTACACCTCAATGACCCGGCCGCCGCGCGCGCGATCGGCATCGGAATGGTGCATCAGCATTTCACCCTCGTGCCGGCGATGACGGTCGCGGAAAACCTCGCCCTTGCCGCTCCCGCACATTCCAGCGTTGCGCCCCGCAAGATGCGTGAGGCGGCTCGAAACATGATGGACCGCATGGGTCTCCCGGTCGATCCGGATGCAATTGCCGGCCGTCTGCCGGTCGGTCTGCAACAACGTGTGGAAATCCTCAAGGCGCTCAGTATCCCGACGCGACTGCTCATCCTCGACGAACCGACGGCTGTGCTTGCTCCCAAAGAGGTCGAGGATCTATTTCGCGTGCTGGCCCGCCTGAGGGACGAGGGCGCCTCGCTCATCCTCATTACGCACAAACTCCCGGAAGCGCTGGCCATCGCGGACGACGTCATCGTGCTTCGACGCGGGAAGGTGGAGCTTGCGGCGACGCGAGGAGAGGTTAACGAGGGCGTGCTCTCCTCGGCGATGATCGGCCGGGCGTTGTTTGCGCCGCAGCCTTTGGATCCAGCGGCTCCGGGCGATATGGTAATGGAAACTGGCGCGGCCGGCTTGGGTGGAATCCGGGCCGGCGAAACGGTTGGCGTGGCCGGCGTCGAGGGCAACGGGCAGACGGAACTGGCGGAAACGGTGGTCGGACTGCGACCGGATTTCGCGGTGCGTCTCAGCGAAAACGGACGGCTTGTGGATGCTTCAAGATGGCCGGTGGCGCGCCGGCTTGGCTGGGGCATGGCGCACATTCCGGACGACCGGCATGCCGTGGCGCTTGCACTCACCATGTCAGTCAGCGAAAACCTGTTTCTGTCCGGGGACCGCTTGCCGCATCACGGTCCATGGGTAGACGCGCCGCGTATGCGCGCCGAGGTGGCGCGGATGATTGCCGAATACGATATCCGGACGCCTAGCGCAGAGATGGCGGTCGGCGGCGTTTCGGGCGGTAACCAGCAGAAGGTGGTGGTGGCGCGCGAACTGGGGCGCCGCCCCCGGCTCCTTGTCGCGGTAAACCCGACCCGCGGGCTGGATGTATCCGCTACGGAATTCGTGCATAACGCCCTGAGGGACCACAGAGCCCGCGGCGGAGCGACCCTTCTGATATCGAGCGAGCTGGACGAATTGCTGACGCTTTCAGATCGCATCGCGGTGATGTATGATCGACGGATCGTCGGCTCGCTGTCGCCCGGGTCCACGGCGGATGACCGCGACGTTCTGGGAGGGATGATGCTCGGCAGATCGAGTGGCGCGCCGCCGTCCGGGGCGGCGCAATGA
- a CDS encoding ABC transporter permease, with product MSLVAGLLIGAVVILATGGSVAQAFAAFLSGALGGRYEISETLVRAIPLLFTGLAVAVAFRGGVWNIGAEGQLLAGATAVAALGRAGEAWPAWALVPMLFVAAAAAGAAWGGIAAFLKVKRNVPEVIATIMLNFLALNLVSALIHGPLIEKARSYPQSEPLSPAATLPVLVPPARVHAGLFIAIVVAAAIGVWLFRSVHGYRVRVVGQNLKAAEAAGFDPPRIIWHVFLLGGAIAGLGGAVEMMGVNHILTDSFSPGWGYTAIAVALLGELRPAGVCLAALLFGALDAGAGAMEAQANVSHVVAQVVQGVVIFIVGVRTALAVRAARET from the coding sequence ATGTCCCTGGTCGCGGGGCTGCTGATCGGCGCTGTGGTGATTTTGGCCACAGGCGGCAGTGTTGCGCAGGCGTTTGCCGCCTTCCTCTCCGGCGCGTTAGGCGGGCGCTATGAGATCTCCGAAACGCTCGTGCGCGCAATTCCGTTGCTGTTCACGGGGTTGGCCGTTGCGGTCGCCTTCAGAGGTGGCGTGTGGAACATCGGTGCGGAAGGTCAGCTGCTTGCGGGCGCCACCGCCGTGGCCGCGCTGGGGCGGGCGGGCGAGGCGTGGCCTGCCTGGGCGCTCGTTCCCATGCTTTTCGTGGCCGCCGCGGCGGCGGGCGCGGCTTGGGGGGGCATCGCGGCGTTCCTGAAGGTCAAGCGCAACGTGCCGGAAGTCATCGCCACGATCATGTTGAACTTCCTGGCGCTGAACCTGGTAAGCGCGCTGATTCACGGACCGCTCATCGAAAAGGCGCGCTCCTATCCGCAGTCGGAGCCGCTTTCGCCGGCCGCAACGCTGCCGGTACTGGTCCCGCCGGCGCGGGTGCACGCCGGGCTATTCATTGCCATCGTCGTGGCGGCCGCCATCGGCGTATGGCTCTTTCGTTCCGTGCACGGCTATCGCGTGCGTGTCGTGGGGCAGAACCTGAAGGCCGCCGAGGCCGCCGGCTTCGATCCGCCGCGGATCATCTGGCACGTCTTCCTTCTGGGAGGGGCCATCGCGGGATTGGGGGGCGCCGTGGAAATGATGGGTGTGAACCACATACTCACGGATAGTTTTTCGCCGGGCTGGGGTTACACCGCGATAGCGGTCGCCCTCCTCGGGGAGTTGCGTCCGGCCGGTGTGTGCCTGGCGGCCCTCCTCTTCGGCGCGTTGGACGCGGGCGCGGGCGCGATGGAGGCGCAGGCCAACGTGTCGCATGTGGTCGCGCAGGTGGTGCAGGGTGTGGTCATATTCATCGTGGGCGTGCGGACGGCTTTGGCGGTGCGCGCCGCGAGGGAGACGTAA
- a CDS encoding ABC transporter permease, which produces MDFLHGAMILAAPLLLAALGELISERAGVLNIGLEGMMLCGALAAFMGAHASGSAVAGLFAAVIAGTTMAGVFALMTVVLRADQVITGTGVNLVGLGLTGAIYRAAYSLSSATLSITPLGPVKWPIIGSIPVIGPLLFTQNPLVPVSIALAPIVWWFLYRTRTGLMLRACGEKPEAADTAGYSVVRLRFLAVLIGGALAGLGGGYLSVAQGNTFVEGMTNGRGFIALALVIFGRWKPWGMVAGALFFGAAAQCKYALPGTGIGVSPQVIEMVPYAATLLALALLRRDGASGPAALAKPYRR; this is translated from the coding sequence GTGGATTTCCTCCACGGGGCGATGATTCTGGCGGCGCCGCTGCTCCTGGCGGCGCTGGGTGAACTGATTTCGGAACGGGCGGGCGTGCTGAACATCGGCCTGGAAGGCATGATGCTCTGTGGCGCCCTCGCGGCGTTTATGGGCGCCCATGCGAGCGGTTCCGCAGTCGCCGGCCTGTTCGCGGCCGTCATCGCGGGAACCACGATGGCCGGCGTGTTTGCTCTGATGACGGTTGTTTTGCGCGCGGACCAGGTCATCACCGGAACCGGCGTCAACCTCGTGGGGCTCGGTCTGACGGGCGCAATCTACCGGGCAGCATACTCGCTGTCGTCGGCCACGTTGTCGATTACGCCGTTGGGTCCCGTCAAATGGCCGATCATCGGATCGATTCCGGTGATCGGACCCTTATTGTTCACCCAGAACCCGCTTGTGCCGGTCTCAATCGCGCTGGCTCCAATTGTCTGGTGGTTTCTGTACCGTACGCGGACCGGCCTGATGCTGCGGGCGTGCGGCGAGAAGCCGGAGGCGGCGGACACGGCGGGCTACTCGGTGGTGCGCCTCCGCTTCCTGGCCGTTCTCATCGGCGGCGCGCTCGCCGGGCTGGGTGGCGGCTACCTTTCGGTGGCGCAGGGCAATACATTTGTGGAGGGGATGACGAATGGCAGGGGGTTCATCGCCCTCGCCCTGGTCATATTCGGGCGATGGAAGCCCTGGGGAATGGTGGCCGGCGCGCTGTTCTTCGGCGCAGCGGCCCAGTGCAAATACGCGCTGCCGGGAACCGGGATCGGCGTATCCCCACAAGTGATCGAAATGGTGCCGTACGCGGCAACTCTGTTGGCATTGGCGCTTCTGCGGCGCGACGGGGCTTCGGGCCCCGCGGCCCTGGCGAAGCCATATCGACGCTGA
- a CDS encoding M14 family metallopeptidase encodes MDATLSTEWLKAAKEYTALMAYAPGERLSTPEQVGAAVQGIAKKHPKTCSLETYGHSVEGRPLQLLTIASAVNKPRLGEIRKANQSMVAKASNPPVDLPATVWIIANVHGDEHSTAEAAVALAACLADGSDPLLSNAVVCIDPCQNPDGRARSVNSYYSLFGLKPRRDADAAEHWDPWEGGRGNHYFFDMNRDWFPLTQPESQARVNAFLSWRPQVVADLHEMWWDSRFFFPPPARPMNPNLGEHILRWWEHMGRRIGKTFDANGWDYWTGEIFDAFFPGYGEAFPSIHGSIGMTFEQASAAGIEVERKDGTLLTFEEAIRHHFVASLTVCRVAAERRADLLKDTVEYFAGAAKSIPDAGIAAYVFPDSGFGTPAEHLASLLSAQGIVVERLRKRTVVAARPYDGGEEEMTEFDAGSIIVRLDQPEGRAARALLERETEIDSAFVAEQMRRLAERMPAEIYDHTAWSLPLALGVRAFSLKDANLTGEPWKPRPLKPVSQPEYGFLIRSDSMAALTVLCGLLNEGVRVHVARRDFAVGGQDYRSGTFIIKQSDQPLPWEDVCGKVAAAATEYGAALVGVDSAWTDEGINLGSDHVALVKLPRVAVLYAEPTSTLSYGWMAHLFEQRLDLPFTPVRAHRLKDADLRKYDVIVLPDGRKEGYAAHLDDDLWKNLHDWVRQGGTLIAIGGAAACIAGKGKDWTTSRAVTDLRDAGPEAKAEKEEIVPPEFRPERVPGAALRVTLDRHQWATLGFGDESHVLCSTDLILTPSVEGRNAAVFVQESRLVLSGLVWDKMRPAIAGKAYLVDETQGKGHVLLFAGDPNQRGYWDVTSRLFANAVLLGPR; translated from the coding sequence ATGGACGCGACTTTGAGCACGGAATGGTTGAAAGCGGCCAAAGAGTACACGGCGCTGATGGCCTATGCGCCGGGCGAGCGGTTGAGCACGCCCGAACAGGTGGGGGCGGCGGTTCAGGGCATCGCGAAGAAACACCCGAAGACGTGCTCGCTCGAAACATACGGCCATTCAGTCGAGGGCCGGCCGCTTCAACTGCTGACCATCGCCTCCGCAGTCAACAAACCGCGCCTGGGAGAGATTCGCAAGGCCAACCAGTCGATGGTCGCCAAGGCCTCCAATCCTCCCGTCGACTTGCCGGCGACGGTCTGGATCATCGCCAACGTGCACGGCGATGAGCACTCGACCGCCGAGGCCGCCGTCGCACTCGCCGCCTGCCTGGCCGATGGCTCCGACCCTCTGCTTTCCAACGCTGTTGTATGCATCGATCCGTGCCAGAATCCGGACGGTCGCGCGCGTTCGGTCAACTCCTATTACTCGCTATTCGGTTTGAAACCACGCCGCGATGCAGACGCCGCCGAGCATTGGGACCCGTGGGAAGGCGGACGCGGGAACCACTATTTCTTCGATATGAACCGTGACTGGTTTCCGCTGACCCAGCCCGAATCGCAGGCTCGGGTCAACGCGTTCCTGTCCTGGAGGCCTCAGGTCGTCGCGGATTTGCACGAAATGTGGTGGGATAGCCGCTTTTTCTTCCCTCCCCCGGCGCGCCCAATGAACCCTAACCTGGGCGAGCACATACTTCGCTGGTGGGAGCACATGGGGCGCCGGATCGGCAAGACATTCGATGCCAACGGCTGGGACTATTGGACCGGCGAGATATTCGACGCCTTTTTCCCGGGCTACGGGGAAGCATTCCCCTCAATCCACGGTTCGATCGGGATGACGTTTGAGCAGGCATCGGCGGCCGGCATCGAGGTTGAGCGCAAAGACGGAACGCTCCTGACGTTTGAGGAGGCCATTCGGCACCACTTTGTGGCATCGCTGACGGTCTGCCGCGTCGCCGCGGAGCGGCGCGCCGATCTCTTGAAGGACACCGTGGAGTACTTCGCCGGCGCGGCGAAATCGATCCCCGATGCGGGCATCGCCGCCTACGTCTTCCCGGACTCTGGTTTCGGCACGCCCGCCGAACACCTTGCGAGCCTGCTCTCGGCGCAAGGCATCGTTGTAGAGCGCTTGAGGAAACGTACGGTTGTTGCGGCGCGGCCGTATGACGGCGGCGAGGAGGAAATGACGGAGTTCGACGCCGGCTCGATTATCGTCCGCCTGGATCAACCGGAAGGCCGCGCCGCTCGGGCGCTTCTGGAGCGTGAGACGGAGATCGATTCCGCGTTTGTTGCGGAACAAATGCGCCGCCTTGCCGAACGCATGCCGGCGGAGATATACGACCACACGGCTTGGTCGCTCCCTCTGGCGCTGGGAGTCCGCGCCTTCTCGCTCAAGGATGCAAACCTCACCGGTGAGCCGTGGAAACCCAGACCACTCAAGCCCGTCAGCCAACCGGAATACGGATTCCTGATCCGCTCTGACTCGATGGCGGCGCTCACAGTTCTATGCGGGTTGCTGAACGAGGGTGTGCGCGTTCACGTGGCGCGGAGGGATTTCGCAGTGGGCGGCCAGGATTACCGGAGTGGCACGTTCATCATCAAACAGAGCGATCAGCCCCTGCCGTGGGAGGACGTCTGCGGCAAGGTCGCAGCGGCCGCGACAGAATATGGCGCGGCACTCGTTGGTGTCGATTCCGCGTGGACCGATGAGGGCATCAATCTGGGAAGCGACCATGTGGCGCTAGTGAAGCTCCCGAGGGTGGCCGTGCTCTACGCCGAACCAACATCGACCCTGTCGTACGGCTGGATGGCCCACCTTTTCGAACAGCGCCTCGATCTTCCGTTCACCCCGGTCCGAGCGCATCGTCTGAAAGACGCCGACCTGCGCAAGTACGATGTCATCGTGCTTCCTGACGGCCGGAAGGAAGGCTACGCCGCGCATTTGGATGACGACCTCTGGAAAAATCTGCACGACTGGGTGCGGCAAGGCGGCACGCTGATCGCGATCGGGGGGGCGGCCGCCTGCATCGCCGGCAAGGGGAAGGACTGGACGACCAGCCGGGCCGTCACCGACCTGCGTGATGCCGGACCGGAGGCAAAGGCCGAAAAGGAAGAGATCGTCCCGCCGGAGTTCCGGCCGGAGAGGGTGCCGGGCGCCGCGCTCCGGGTGACGCTGGACCGCCACCAGTGGGCCACTCTGGGTTTCGGCGACGAGAGCCACGTGTTGTGCTCGACCGACCTTATACTGACTCCCAGCGTGGAAGGGCGAAATGCGGCGGTCTTCGTTCAGGAGAGCCGTCTGGTGCTGTCCGGGCTGGTGTGGGACAAGATGCGCCCGGCGATCGCCGGCAAGGCGTACCTGGTGGACGAGACGCAGGGAAAAGGGCACGTGCTGCTCTTCGCCGGTGATCCGAACCAGCGCGGCTACTGGGACGTGACCAGCCGCCTGTTCGCGAACGCAGTGCTGCTGGGACCAAGGTAG
- a CDS encoding P-II family nitrogen regulator yields MTKIEAIIRPERLDAVQDALDDVGIHGMTVITVRGQGKQRGVTHRYRGAEYTVNLLEKVKIEVVVPDPMADQIAGAIAAAAQTGEIGDGKIFLTRVDNAIRVRTGESGDAALI; encoded by the coding sequence GTGACAAAGATTGAAGCGATTATCAGGCCCGAGCGTCTGGACGCTGTGCAGGACGCATTGGACGACGTGGGCATTCACGGGATGACGGTCATCACCGTGCGGGGGCAGGGGAAACAGCGTGGCGTGACGCACCGCTATCGGGGCGCCGAATACACGGTGAACCTCCTCGAAAAGGTGAAGATCGAAGTGGTTGTCCCGGACCCCATGGCCGACCAGATCGCCGGCGCGATCGCCGCCGCCGCCCAGACCGGGGAGATCGGCGACGGAAAGATCTTCCTCACGCGGGTGGACAACGCGATCCGCGTACGTACAGGAGAGTCAGGGGATGCGGCCCTGATATAG